The following coding sequences lie in one Agrobacterium vitis genomic window:
- a CDS encoding ABC transporter ATP-binding protein, which yields MNTHASSTAMLLTVSDLKTTFDTPRGLVTSVDGVSFSIAPGKTLGLVGESGSGKSVTSLSLMRLVERSNGRIAGGSMLFKSGNGEVDLKRLPEKEMRAVRGNEIAMVFQEPMTSLDPVWPVGKQIAEAVRLHQGASKVEARHRAIEMLRLVGIPAPEKRVDDYPHQMSGGMRQRVMIAIALSCRPSLLIADEPTTALDVTIQAQIIDLIKRLQGEIGMSVLFITHNMGVIAQVADDVAVMYAGQIVEHGPVRRIFSNPRHPYTIGLLNSIPRKGAVGRDGRLPAIGGIPPSPFDLPAGCRFASRCKFATDDCLRANPPFESVEADHIVRCLHWKEVAP from the coding sequence ATGAACACTCACGCTTCCTCCACGGCCATGCTTCTGACCGTCAGCGACCTGAAGACGACCTTCGACACACCGCGCGGCCTCGTCACCAGCGTCGATGGTGTGTCGTTTTCCATTGCTCCGGGCAAGACGCTGGGTCTCGTGGGCGAATCCGGGTCGGGCAAATCGGTGACCAGTCTCTCTTTGATGCGCCTCGTCGAACGCAGTAATGGCCGGATCGCCGGCGGCTCCATGCTGTTCAAAAGCGGAAACGGCGAGGTCGATCTTAAGAGGCTGCCGGAAAAAGAGATGCGAGCCGTTCGCGGCAACGAAATCGCGATGGTATTCCAGGAGCCGATGACCAGTCTCGATCCGGTCTGGCCGGTCGGCAAGCAAATCGCCGAGGCCGTCCGGCTACACCAGGGGGCCAGCAAGGTCGAGGCACGCCACCGTGCCATAGAAATGCTGCGTCTGGTCGGCATTCCAGCGCCCGAGAAGCGCGTCGATGACTATCCCCACCAGATGTCGGGTGGAATGCGCCAACGCGTGATGATCGCAATTGCGCTGTCCTGTCGCCCGTCCCTGCTGATTGCAGATGAGCCGACGACGGCGCTAGACGTGACGATCCAGGCGCAGATTATTGACCTTATCAAGCGTCTGCAGGGCGAGATCGGCATGTCCGTTCTTTTCATCACCCACAATATGGGCGTGATCGCGCAGGTCGCTGATGACGTGGCTGTCATGTACGCCGGGCAGATCGTGGAGCACGGTCCGGTGCGACGGATTTTTTCCAATCCCCGCCATCCCTACACGATCGGCCTGTTGAACTCGATCCCGCGCAAAGGGGCTGTCGGCAGAGACGGTCGCCTGCCAGCGATCGGAGGCATTCCCCCCAGTCCCTTCGACCTTCCGGCGGGCTGTCGTTTCGCGTCTCGTTGCAAATTCGCGACGGATGACTGTTTGCGCGCCAACCCACCGTTCGAAAGCGTGGAGGCGGATCACATCGTCCGCTGCTTGCACTGGAAGGAGGTTGCTCCATGA
- a CDS encoding hydantoinase/oxoprolinase family protein, whose translation MATRIGVDIGGTFTDLVYFDEENGRTVEGKVPTVPSAPEEGVAHAIRAHVPQAIIDSAAYFLHGTTVGLNALLERRGAKVGLITTQGFRDVLEIRRGDRAEMYNLFWKQTVPLVPRRLRLEVDGRIRGDGAVLSPVTRESVLAAYELLAAEKVDSIAVCLISAFANPQHELEIEAILRDAGYEGGISLSHKISGEYREYERTSTTVIDAFVRGRMSNYLRRLENTLRTLGFKGQCLITRSGSGSMTFSEAEDRPFETIMSGPVGGAQGAGELAKMLGRKAMITADVGGTSFDTAVIIDGEPQVLFEGMIDNMPVQTPWVDVRSIGSGGGSLAYVDAGNLMRVGPQSAGAVPGPACYGKGGIQPALTDAAAYLGMLGPGNLASGIHLDIGKAEAALAPVASAIGQDIETTAAGVLRIASSAMANAMREISLDQGFDPREMTLLPFGGAGPLMATLLADELKMNEIVVPPLAGNFSAWGLLGADMVQSAARTRILDLTDDSLKIANEVLEGLFVAIRSRSERSFAEAVNAVRLDLRYKGQEHRLSIVADNENGRISESAESIKTKFRAEYSRTFGSTMNDEIEVVSIRATVRVPLPRREIRFTHEPEAVAEFQTLEAFSFEKGKRMSFAIVQRQAIAGTLSGPAIITEGTCTTYLDADWTARIGTVGEIILERKN comes from the coding sequence ATGGCTACCCGAATTGGTGTCGATATCGGCGGCACCTTCACAGACCTTGTTTACTTCGATGAAGAAAATGGCAGAACGGTTGAAGGAAAAGTTCCCACCGTTCCATCAGCGCCTGAGGAAGGTGTTGCGCATGCGATCCGTGCTCATGTGCCCCAGGCCATTATCGACAGCGCTGCGTATTTCCTGCATGGAACGACAGTGGGCCTCAATGCTCTGCTTGAGCGCCGTGGCGCCAAAGTCGGCCTGATCACGACACAGGGCTTCCGCGACGTCCTTGAAATCCGGCGCGGCGACCGCGCGGAAATGTACAATCTGTTCTGGAAGCAAACGGTGCCGCTCGTTCCGCGCCGCCTTCGTCTGGAAGTCGATGGCCGCATTCGGGGCGATGGCGCGGTTCTATCGCCGGTGACGCGAGAAAGTGTTCTGGCGGCCTATGAACTGCTGGCGGCAGAAAAGGTCGACAGCATTGCCGTTTGCCTGATCAGCGCCTTTGCCAATCCGCAGCACGAACTCGAGATCGAAGCCATTCTTCGGGATGCGGGGTATGAGGGCGGCATTTCGCTCTCCCACAAGATCTCCGGAGAATACCGGGAATATGAGCGCACGTCGACAACGGTCATCGATGCGTTCGTTCGCGGTCGCATGTCGAATTATCTCAGGCGGCTGGAAAACACGCTGCGCACTCTCGGCTTTAAGGGGCAGTGCCTGATTACGCGTTCCGGCAGTGGCTCCATGACATTTTCCGAGGCGGAAGACCGACCGTTCGAAACGATTATGTCCGGGCCTGTCGGCGGCGCTCAGGGGGCAGGTGAGCTTGCCAAGATGCTTGGGCGGAAGGCCATGATCACCGCCGATGTCGGCGGGACGAGTTTCGACACGGCCGTCATCATCGATGGCGAACCCCAGGTTCTGTTTGAGGGCATGATCGACAATATGCCGGTACAGACCCCATGGGTCGACGTGCGCTCAATCGGTTCGGGCGGCGGGTCGCTTGCCTATGTCGATGCCGGCAACCTCATGCGTGTAGGGCCACAAAGCGCTGGCGCCGTTCCGGGGCCTGCCTGCTACGGCAAAGGCGGCATCCAGCCAGCGCTCACTGACGCTGCGGCCTATCTTGGCATGCTCGGTCCGGGCAATCTCGCCTCCGGCATCCATCTCGATATCGGCAAGGCCGAGGCTGCACTTGCCCCTGTCGCATCGGCAATCGGACAAGATATCGAAACGACGGCGGCGGGCGTTCTGCGCATTGCCAGCTCGGCCATGGCCAATGCCATGCGGGAGATTTCTCTAGACCAGGGTTTCGACCCTCGCGAGATGACGTTGCTGCCCTTTGGTGGTGCGGGACCGCTGATGGCGACCCTGCTTGCTGACGAGTTGAAGATGAACGAGATCGTCGTGCCGCCACTCGCTGGCAATTTCTCTGCCTGGGGACTTCTCGGGGCTGACATGGTGCAGTCGGCAGCGCGTACCCGCATCCTGGATCTCACGGATGATAGCCTGAAGATCGCCAATGAGGTGCTGGAAGGGCTGTTTGTCGCGATCCGGTCGCGAAGCGAGCGTTCGTTCGCCGAAGCGGTCAATGCCGTTCGTCTCGACCTTCGCTACAAGGGGCAGGAGCACCGGCTGTCTATCGTTGCCGATAACGAGAATGGCAGGATCTCTGAGAGCGCGGAGTCCATCAAGACGAAGTTCCGCGCCGAATACAGCAGGACATTCGGCAGCACGATGAACGACGAAATCGAGGTGGTTTCCATTCGTGCCACGGTGCGCGTGCCCTTGCCGCGGCGGGAAATCCGCTTCACGCACGAGCCGGAAGCCGTTGCAGAGTTCCAGACGCTTGAGGCTTTTTCGTTCGAGAAAGGAAAGCGCATGTCCTTTGCGATCGTACAGCGCCAGGCGATCGCCGGTACGCTCTCAGGCCCCGCCATCATCACCGAAGGAACCTGCACGACCTATCTGGACGCCGATTGGACGGCGCGGATCGGGACTGTGGGCGAAATCATTCTGGAACGGAAGAATTAA
- a CDS encoding ABC transporter permease: protein MAAGTIILVVLFAIAVFGPMVWHFDPLEVDILTALSPPDWSHPMGTDDVGRDVLARFMSGARVSLAVSCVVTVLATLLGGGLGLVAGFSGGWFDLAVSRIMDAILSFPPLILAMAVAIGLGPGVVSAVFGIVLAAIPWYYRLLRSEVLRIRNLSYIDAARALGVSRLSIVRRHVLPQTVSTVLIQASSVFSFAILTLAALGFVGLGIQPPLPEWGTMITEGLAYALTGQWWLGLFPGLGIFFLAASANLIADRLREYYDPKSAMGRY, encoded by the coding sequence ATGGCAGCGGGAACGATCATTCTGGTCGTCCTGTTCGCCATCGCGGTCTTCGGGCCGATGGTCTGGCATTTCGACCCGCTCGAAGTGGACATTTTGACCGCCCTTTCACCGCCGGACTGGTCGCATCCAATGGGAACGGATGATGTCGGTCGCGATGTGCTGGCCCGCTTCATGAGCGGCGCACGGGTTTCATTGGCCGTGTCGTGCGTGGTAACAGTTCTCGCCACGCTGCTTGGCGGGGGGCTTGGCCTGGTGGCCGGTTTTTCAGGCGGCTGGTTTGACCTCGCCGTTTCGCGGATCATGGATGCAATCCTGTCCTTTCCGCCATTGATCCTGGCCATGGCAGTCGCGATCGGGCTCGGTCCCGGTGTTGTTTCAGCCGTGTTCGGCATCGTTCTGGCAGCGATCCCCTGGTATTATCGCCTGCTTCGCAGCGAGGTGCTGCGCATCCGCAATCTCTCCTATATCGACGCGGCGCGGGCCCTCGGCGTATCCCGGCTCAGCATCGTGCGCCGTCATGTCCTGCCGCAGACGGTTTCGACGGTTTTGATTCAGGCGTCGTCGGTCTTCAGCTTCGCGATTCTGACGCTGGCAGCGCTCGGCTTTGTCGGTCTCGGCATCCAGCCGCCGCTACCCGAATGGGGAACGATGATTACGGAAGGTCTCGCCTATGCGCTGACGGGGCAATGGTGGCTCGGCCTTTTCCCCGGCCTTGGCATCTTCTTTCTGGCCGCATCCGCGAACTTGATCGCCGACCGTCTGCGCGAATATTACGACCCGAAGTCCGCGATGGGAAGGTATTAG
- a CDS encoding trans-3-hydroxy-L-proline dehydratase codes for MRTNKVIHVIGVHAEGEVGDVIVGGVSPPPGDTLWEQSRFIASDDTLRNFVLNEPRGGVFRHVNLLVPPKDPRAQMGFIIMEPADTPPMSGSNSICVSTAILDSGIISMQEPLTHMVLEAPGGVIEVTAECANGKAERINVLNVASFATRLAAALEVEGLGTLTVDTAYGGDSFVIVDAVGLGFSLKPDEARELAELGMRITAAANEQLGFVHPCNADWNHISFCQMTTPATRENGILTGKSAVAIRPGKIDRSPTGTGCSARLAVMHARGEIGVGETYIGRSIIDSEFKCHIDSLTEIGGLSAIRPVISGRAWITGVSQLMLDPTDPWPSGYRLSDTWPAF; via the coding sequence ATGCGCACCAACAAGGTTATTCACGTTATCGGGGTTCACGCGGAAGGGGAGGTCGGCGATGTGATAGTCGGTGGCGTCTCACCCCCGCCGGGTGATACGCTTTGGGAGCAGTCGCGTTTTATTGCCAGCGACGACACCTTGCGAAACTTTGTTTTGAATGAGCCACGCGGCGGGGTGTTCCGGCATGTCAATCTGCTGGTCCCGCCGAAAGACCCGCGCGCGCAGATGGGCTTCATTATCATGGAGCCAGCCGATACGCCGCCGATGTCAGGCTCGAACTCTATTTGTGTTTCGACCGCCATCCTCGACAGCGGCATCATTTCGATGCAGGAGCCTCTGACGCATATGGTCCTGGAAGCACCGGGCGGTGTCATCGAGGTGACGGCGGAATGTGCCAATGGCAAGGCCGAGCGGATCAATGTGCTGAATGTGGCCTCTTTCGCAACACGGCTCGCCGCTGCGCTGGAAGTCGAGGGGCTCGGCACCCTGACGGTCGATACCGCCTATGGCGGCGACAGTTTCGTGATTGTCGATGCGGTCGGCCTCGGCTTCTCGCTGAAGCCCGACGAGGCGAGGGAGTTGGCGGAACTCGGTATGAGGATCACCGCCGCTGCCAACGAACAGCTTGGGTTCGTGCATCCGTGTAATGCGGATTGGAACCATATCTCCTTTTGCCAGATGACGACGCCAGCAACGCGCGAAAACGGCATCCTGACTGGCAAGAGCGCCGTTGCGATCCGTCCCGGCAAGATCGATCGCTCCCCAACGGGAACCGGCTGTTCCGCCCGACTTGCCGTCATGCATGCGCGGGGAGAAATCGGAGTTGGTGAGACCTATATCGGGCGCTCGATCATTGATTCCGAATTCAAGTGCCACATCGACTCGCTGACAGAAATTGGTGGGCTGAGCGCCATTCGCCCCGTCATTTCCGGCCGCGCCTGGATAACGGGAGTATCCCAGTTGATGCTCGACCCGACCGATCCATGGCCGTCGGGCTACCGGCTTTCGGATACCTGGCCAGCATTTTGA
- a CDS encoding ABC transporter permease, producing MLRFIMERIFSALLTLLGSSLIAFIVLRAVPTNPARLIAGPFATDEVIRQVEAALGLNKPLYIQYADYIVGFVRGDWGFSYSAGQPVLQQIGQRLPASAELALYAFLFAFIGAIFLTVFSVFARSRWLDRLLRGSAFVFVGVPPFWIALLFLIVFSENLGWFPGPVGRGDAPPAVVTGLYSIDFLLAGDMSGFFGALHSLALPSVTLALGSLGYLIRLLRANLLDTANEPFVTVLHAKGVRSLAIAFGHVLPNAFLPTLTAGGLILAQLLGGSVLVERIYTWPGVGGLVIDGILRQDYAVVQAFILLSALIYIVVNFLVDILYGVVDPRVRRS from the coding sequence ATGCTTCGCTTCATCATGGAACGGATCTTTTCGGCACTGCTGACGCTTTTGGGCTCCTCCCTCATCGCCTTCATCGTGCTGCGCGCTGTACCGACAAACCCTGCTCGTCTCATTGCCGGCCCCTTCGCGACAGACGAGGTCATCAGGCAGGTGGAGGCAGCACTTGGCCTCAATAAACCACTTTATATACAATATGCCGATTATATTGTCGGATTTGTCAGAGGCGACTGGGGTTTCTCATATAGTGCCGGCCAGCCGGTGCTTCAGCAGATCGGGCAACGCTTGCCGGCTAGCGCGGAACTTGCGCTTTACGCCTTTCTCTTTGCTTTCATCGGCGCGATATTCCTGACGGTGTTTTCCGTCTTTGCGCGTTCGCGCTGGCTCGATCGGTTGCTGCGTGGCTCTGCTTTCGTTTTCGTTGGCGTTCCACCCTTCTGGATCGCGCTGCTTTTCCTGATCGTCTTTTCGGAAAATCTCGGTTGGTTCCCTGGCCCTGTTGGGCGTGGCGATGCGCCTCCGGCGGTTGTGACAGGGCTCTACAGTATAGACTTCCTGCTTGCCGGCGACATGTCCGGGTTCTTCGGTGCGCTTCACTCTCTGGCGCTACCAAGTGTGACGCTCGCGCTAGGGTCGCTCGGTTATCTGATCCGGCTATTGCGTGCCAATCTCCTTGATACGGCAAACGAACCGTTTGTCACAGTGCTCCACGCCAAGGGTGTCCGCAGCCTTGCGATTGCATTTGGTCATGTGCTGCCGAATGCCTTCCTGCCTACGCTCACGGCTGGCGGGTTGATCCTTGCCCAGCTGTTGGGTGGTTCCGTGCTGGTCGAGCGCATCTATACCTGGCCTGGTGTCGGCGGGTTGGTGATCGACGGTATCCTCAGGCAGGATTATGCCGTGGTGCAGGCCTTTATCCTCTTGAGCGCGTTGATCTATATCGTCGTCAACTTCCTTGTCGACATCCTTTACGGTGTTGTCGACCCAAGGGTGAGGCGCTCATGA
- a CDS encoding ABC transporter ATP-binding protein: MSDKPDLLVLENLVKRFPVKRDAFFGPARYVHAVADVNFSVRRGETVGLVGESGSGKTTIGRLVMRLDAPSSGNIVFDTQNIGNLVERDTLPFRKRIQMIFQDPFSSLNPRMRVGAQIAEGLEVHGIGNKADRARRVTEMLDLVGLPVDAANRYPHEFSGGQRQRIVIARALIVEPEFVVADEPVSALDVSVQAQVLNLLQDLKELLHLTMLFISHDLGVVEHLCDRVVVLYLGRVMEIAPRDALYARPRHPYTEALLSASPVPDPDHQPIRAMAEGDLPNPIDPPSGCVFRTRCRYAMPACAQTVPLLRALGPDHVAACLRDDIL; this comes from the coding sequence ATGAGTGACAAACCCGATCTTCTGGTTCTTGAAAACCTCGTCAAGCGCTTTCCGGTGAAGCGCGATGCGTTTTTCGGCCCCGCCCGCTACGTCCATGCTGTCGCGGATGTGAACTTTTCCGTGCGCAGGGGCGAGACGGTTGGCCTTGTCGGCGAATCTGGATCGGGAAAGACCACCATAGGTCGACTGGTCATGCGTCTGGATGCACCAAGCAGTGGCAACATCGTCTTCGACACGCAGAATATTGGAAATCTTGTCGAGCGCGATACTCTGCCTTTTCGCAAGCGTATTCAGATGATCTTCCAGGACCCATTTTCGAGCCTCAACCCGCGCATGCGGGTGGGCGCGCAAATTGCTGAAGGGCTTGAAGTGCATGGCATCGGCAACAAGGCGGATCGTGCGCGCCGCGTGACGGAGATGCTGGACCTTGTTGGCCTGCCCGTGGATGCCGCAAACCGTTACCCGCATGAGTTTTCCGGCGGCCAGCGTCAGCGCATCGTGATTGCCCGTGCGCTGATCGTGGAGCCGGAATTCGTTGTGGCTGACGAGCCTGTCTCTGCGCTTGATGTTTCGGTTCAGGCGCAGGTTCTGAACCTCCTGCAAGATCTTAAAGAACTTCTGCATCTGACGATGCTGTTCATCTCGCACGATCTCGGCGTCGTGGAGCATCTATGCGACCGCGTCGTGGTGCTTTATCTTGGGCGGGTGATGGAGATTGCGCCTCGCGACGCGCTTTATGCGCGCCCGCGCCATCCCTATACCGAAGCGCTTCTTTCGGCATCGCCTGTTCCAGACCCCGACCATCAGCCGATCCGTGCCATGGCAGAGGGTGATCTTCCCAATCCGATCGATCCGCCGAGCGGCTGCGTGTTCCGAACGCGATGCCGCTACGCCATGCCGGCTTGCGCGCAAACCGTGCCGCTCTTGCGGGCACTGGGTCCCGACCATGTGGCGGCCTGCCTGCGCGATGATATCCTTTAG
- a CDS encoding hydantoinase B/oxoprolinase family protein, with the protein MKRKDPVLHLAGVPSKGLAVNSDPITTEVVRHALNSAANQMKRALIRTAFSPIIYEVLDFAVAIYDRELRMLSQAPSLPIFMGTLNFAVREAVKNIGGEDKIFDGDILMYNWPYGTGSHPQDMVIIMPVFYRQDLIGYTAIKGHWLDIAAKDPYCTDTTDVYQEGTIFPGVKIYKKGELNDDIYRMILGNSRVPKAVSGDLDAQVTGCRVGAKSFLEVVERFGLDTYRNAVEHMFDHGEAIIRSFFEKIPDGRYVGNGEMDDNGVTKNRIPFEITVDVKGSDVTIDFSETPDAQGGPVNSPLPSTISASRVAITMLAGYGEAPHEGHFRPIKVITRPGSMFDPEPPSPCFLYGWSALQAIEVIYNAISKALPSSVPACSGGCICSVVWWGTREETGEAWADGAPHPTGQGAWDGGDGGTMLHISESATRFTPVEVWEARNPFLVERLALAQDSVGPGKYRGGPGIDLFFEMTEDTFITTVFERSKNQPWGLKGGLGGRANNAMVVMPDGTEHIVPKTTHFLVPKGGLLKLQTGGGGGYGEPAERPLEKIQADLDDGYISEAFARQHYPHAF; encoded by the coding sequence ATGAAGCGGAAAGATCCAGTCCTTCACTTGGCAGGGGTTCCCAGCAAAGGGCTTGCCGTCAACTCCGATCCGATCACGACGGAAGTCGTGCGGCATGCGCTCAATTCGGCCGCCAACCAGATGAAGCGGGCGCTGATCCGGACGGCTTTCTCGCCGATCATTTACGAGGTGCTGGACTTTGCTGTCGCCATCTATGATCGAGAGCTGCGTATGCTCTCTCAAGCGCCAAGCCTTCCCATCTTCATGGGAACGCTGAACTTTGCCGTGCGCGAGGCTGTCAAGAATATCGGCGGCGAAGACAAGATCTTCGATGGCGACATCCTGATGTACAATTGGCCTTATGGCACTGGTTCGCATCCCCAGGACATGGTCATCATCATGCCGGTCTTCTATCGGCAGGACCTGATCGGCTACACGGCGATCAAGGGCCACTGGCTCGATATCGCCGCCAAGGATCCCTATTGCACCGACACCACGGATGTCTACCAGGAAGGCACGATCTTCCCAGGCGTGAAGATCTACAAAAAGGGCGAGCTTAACGACGACATCTATCGCATGATCCTCGGCAACAGCCGCGTTCCCAAGGCCGTATCGGGTGACCTCGATGCCCAGGTTACCGGATGCCGCGTCGGAGCCAAGAGCTTCCTCGAAGTGGTGGAGCGTTTCGGCCTCGACACGTATCGCAATGCTGTCGAGCATATGTTCGACCATGGAGAGGCCATCATTCGCAGCTTCTTCGAGAAGATTCCCGATGGCCGCTATGTGGGCAATGGGGAAATGGACGACAACGGCGTCACCAAGAACCGAATTCCCTTTGAAATCACTGTCGACGTGAAGGGCTCGGACGTCACCATCGACTTTTCCGAAACCCCTGATGCGCAAGGCGGTCCCGTCAACAGCCCCCTGCCATCGACGATCTCCGCGAGCCGTGTTGCGATTACCATGCTTGCCGGCTATGGCGAAGCGCCCCATGAAGGCCACTTCCGGCCGATCAAGGTCATCACCCGCCCCGGCAGCATGTTCGATCCCGAACCGCCGTCTCCCTGCTTTCTCTATGGCTGGTCGGCATTGCAGGCGATCGAAGTCATCTACAACGCTATCTCCAAGGCACTGCCTTCATCTGTTCCGGCCTGCTCTGGCGGGTGTATTTGCTCGGTCGTCTGGTGGGGAACCCGCGAGGAAACCGGCGAGGCCTGGGCGGATGGCGCCCCGCATCCGACCGGGCAGGGTGCCTGGGATGGCGGCGATGGCGGCACCATGCTGCATATCTCGGAATCGGCCACGCGCTTCACCCCGGTCGAAGTCTGGGAGGCCCGCAATCCTTTCCTCGTCGAGCGCCTTGCTCTGGCGCAGGATTCCGTCGGTCCCGGCAAATATCGTGGCGGACCAGGCATCGATCTCTTCTTTGAGATGACGGAAGACACATTCATCACAACGGTGTTCGAACGCTCGAAGAACCAGCCCTGGGGACTTAAGGGCGGCCTTGGTGGCCGTGCGAACAATGCAATGGTGGTCATGCCGGACGGCACAGAACATATCGTTCCGAAAACCACGCATTTTCTCGTCCCTAAGGGCGGCTTGCTCAAGCTGCAAACCGGCGGCGGCGGCGGATATGGCGAGCCCGCTGAGCGACCTTTGGAGAAGATCCAGGCCGATCTCGATGACGGTTATATCTCTGAGGCCTTTGCGCGACAGCATTATCCGCACGCATTCTGA